A genome region from Nitrospira sp. includes the following:
- a CDS encoding FliI/YscN family ATPase, translating to MPVKLSDRLEQVEPLSVTGRVAQAVGIVIEASGPFTSVGEVCEITREGGHGAVMAEVVGFREDRVLLMPLGEMQGIGPGSRVVMKGHVASVPVGPQMLGRIFDGLGHPLDGLPPLRTDVRVPLYAPPLNPLHRARITHPVDLGIRAINALLTCGQGQKIGVFAGSGVGKSVLLGMISRYTQADVRVIALVGERGREVKEFLERDLTPEARARSIVVVATSDQPPLVRIRGALVATAIAEYFRDCGKHVLLMMDSLSRLAYSQREVGLAIGEPPTTKGYTPSVFAVLPKLLERVGPAQSGGSITGLYTVLVDGDDLNDPVADAVRSILDGHIVLSRELAARNHFPAIDILQSTSRVMRDIVAPAHYAAARLVLERTAMYRRSEDLITLGAYKPGMSKDLDKAVSAHDGITAFLRQETKESVGLSQSIDGLLALAGSIR from the coding sequence ATGCCGGTGAAACTTAGTGACCGCCTTGAACAGGTCGAACCACTTTCTGTTACGGGTCGTGTGGCTCAGGCGGTAGGGATCGTCATTGAAGCCTCAGGCCCCTTCACATCCGTCGGAGAGGTCTGTGAGATCACTCGTGAGGGTGGCCACGGCGCCGTGATGGCGGAGGTCGTGGGATTCCGCGAAGACCGGGTCCTGCTCATGCCGCTAGGTGAAATGCAGGGAATTGGACCAGGTAGCCGGGTCGTCATGAAGGGGCATGTCGCGTCGGTGCCGGTCGGCCCGCAGATGTTGGGGCGAATTTTCGACGGCCTCGGGCATCCGTTGGATGGACTACCGCCGCTGCGAACCGATGTGCGGGTTCCGCTATACGCACCTCCGTTGAATCCACTGCACCGCGCCCGAATCACGCACCCCGTCGATCTCGGCATTCGAGCGATCAATGCGTTGCTAACCTGCGGCCAGGGACAGAAAATCGGCGTCTTCGCCGGATCCGGCGTGGGGAAAAGTGTGTTGTTGGGCATGATCAGCCGATATACGCAAGCCGATGTCCGGGTCATCGCCCTCGTCGGCGAACGAGGGCGAGAAGTCAAAGAGTTCCTGGAGCGAGATCTCACTCCCGAAGCGAGGGCTCGCTCGATTGTCGTGGTCGCCACCTCGGATCAACCGCCGCTGGTTCGTATTCGAGGCGCCTTAGTGGCGACGGCCATCGCCGAGTATTTTCGTGATTGCGGCAAACATGTGCTGCTGATGATGGATTCGTTATCGCGACTCGCCTATAGCCAGCGGGAAGTCGGCTTAGCGATCGGTGAACCCCCTACGACCAAAGGGTATACACCGTCGGTATTTGCGGTCCTGCCGAAGCTATTGGAGCGGGTCGGACCGGCTCAAAGCGGCGGGAGCATTACCGGGCTGTATACGGTCCTGGTCGACGGCGACGACCTCAATGATCCGGTGGCGGATGCCGTACGGTCCATTCTTGATGGGCATATCGTGCTCTCCCGTGAACTCGCGGCCCGCAATCATTTCCCTGCCATCGACATCTTGCAGAGTACGAGCCGGGTGATGCGCGACATTGTGGCTCCGGCGCACTACGCTGCGGCCCGCCTGGTCCTCGAACGGACCGCGATGTATCGGCGCTCCGAAGATCTCATCACTCTCGGTGCCTACAAGCCCGGCATGAGTAAAGATTTGGATAAAGCCGTGTCGGCCCATGACGGTATCACGGCATTCCTGCGGCAGGAGACCAAAGAGTCCGTCGGGTTATCGCAGTCTATCGATGGCTTGCTCGCACTGGCAGGATCGATTCGATGA
- a CDS encoding flagellar hook capping FlgD N-terminal domain-containing protein, with product MDISKVITQTTPTDSSKPTTDGPKPLGKDDFLKLLVTQLQHQDPLKPMENEDFIAQTAQFSQLEQMSKLVSLMEKSVTLQENAQNKTATTGTSAVA from the coding sequence ATGGATATCAGCAAAGTCATTACACAGACGACGCCCACAGACTCATCGAAGCCGACTACGGATGGGCCCAAGCCGTTGGGGAAAGACGATTTCCTGAAGTTGCTCGTGACTCAACTGCAGCATCAGGACCCGCTGAAGCCGATGGAGAATGAAGACTTCATCGCCCAGACTGCGCAGTTCTCCCAATTGGAACAAATGTCGAAGCTGGTGTCGTTGATGGAGAAGAGTGTGACGCTCCAGGAAAATGCACAGAATAAGACCGCGACGACCGGCACCTCTGCGGTAGCCTAG
- the fliP gene encoding flagellar type III secretion system pore protein FliP (The bacterial flagellar biogenesis protein FliP forms a type III secretion system (T3SS)-type pore required for flagellar assembly.), with protein MQRSSPTAVPARAHGRFTCLFVALIIVSCLFSASSVHAQGPSLTIDLGQGGTKQTAVVLQILALFTVLSLAPAIFIMVTSFTRMVIVLSFLRQALGTQQVPPNQVLISLALFLTMFVMAPVGQAVYKDALQPLLAEQIGYEDAWNRGIQPIRAFMLKQMRDKDLELFMELSHAPKATQVEQVPIHVIIPAFVLSELRIAFQIGFLLYIPFLIVDMVVASVLMSMGMMLLPPVMISLPFKLILFVLADGWYLVVGSMVKSFQ; from the coding sequence GTGCAACGAAGTAGTCCCACGGCGGTGCCGGCACGTGCTCATGGACGCTTCACCTGTCTGTTCGTCGCCCTGATCATTGTGTCTTGCCTCTTCAGCGCCTCATCCGTTCATGCCCAAGGGCCGTCGCTGACGATCGATCTCGGCCAGGGCGGCACCAAACAGACTGCTGTGGTGCTGCAGATTCTGGCCCTCTTCACGGTGCTTTCCTTAGCGCCCGCGATCTTCATCATGGTCACGTCGTTTACTCGGATGGTCATTGTACTGTCGTTTCTTCGGCAGGCTCTGGGCACGCAGCAGGTCCCGCCCAACCAGGTCTTGATCAGTTTGGCCTTATTTTTGACGATGTTTGTCATGGCCCCTGTCGGGCAGGCCGTGTACAAGGACGCCCTGCAGCCGCTGCTTGCCGAACAAATCGGGTACGAAGATGCATGGAACCGCGGCATTCAACCGATCCGAGCCTTCATGTTGAAACAAATGCGCGACAAGGACTTGGAGTTGTTCATGGAACTCTCGCATGCTCCCAAAGCCACCCAAGTGGAGCAGGTTCCGATCCACGTGATCATTCCCGCATTCGTCCTCAGTGAGCTGCGTATTGCGTTTCAAATCGGATTTCTTCTCTACATTCCGTTTCTCATCGTCGACATGGTCGTCGCCAGCGTACTGATGTCCATGGGCATGATGCTGCTGCCGCCGGTCATGATTTCGTTGCCGTTCAAACTGATTCTCTTCGTCCTCGCCGACGGCTGGTATCTCGTCGTCGGTTCGATGGTCAAAAGTTTTCAATAG
- the flgE gene encoding flagellar hook protein FlgE, which yields MGILTSMFTAVTGLSSYGNAMGVIGNNIANVGTAGFKSSRATFSDLISSSLGGGSGSDQIGLGVFLNDVQTNFAQGSMTTTGNTFDLAIDGNGFYLVRNPSGANFYTRAGQFKVDNLGQVVDSSGALLQGYQADANGNLTSTIGGITLTSSAVPPVATSTADILGNLNANATVPTAAFNVTDTASYNFSTGMTFYDSLGNSHQMQLYFRKTAANAWGVFSQIDGGTATAQTNMTFNASGALTAGGTQAITATLTNGATTPQAISVDLSAMTQFGSASGVVSQSQNGYSSGTLDRISVDKQGRVLAQFTNGQTRVLAQVVLSRFMNSDGLANVGDNHFLETVESGAALAGAPTVNGLGRVLSGTVEQSNVDLGKEFVDMIITQRAFQANSRAITTSDEMLQELVNLKR from the coding sequence ATGGGTATTTTAACGTCGATGTTCACGGCCGTGACCGGATTGAGTTCGTACGGCAATGCCATGGGTGTGATCGGCAATAATATCGCCAACGTCGGGACGGCGGGATTTAAATCCAGCCGGGCGACGTTCTCAGACCTGATCTCGTCAAGCCTGGGCGGCGGATCCGGTAGCGATCAGATCGGTCTCGGTGTGTTTCTCAACGATGTGCAAACCAACTTTGCGCAAGGCTCGATGACCACCACGGGCAATACCTTCGATCTGGCGATCGATGGGAACGGGTTTTACCTGGTACGGAATCCGTCCGGTGCAAATTTCTATACGAGAGCCGGTCAATTTAAAGTGGACAATCTTGGCCAGGTCGTCGACAGCAGCGGCGCCTTGCTCCAGGGCTATCAGGCCGATGCCAACGGCAATCTGACCAGCACCATCGGTGGGATTACGTTGACGTCCAGTGCCGTCCCACCCGTTGCGACGAGCACGGCCGACATTCTTGGCAATCTCAATGCCAATGCTACGGTGCCCACGGCGGCGTTCAACGTCACCGATACCGCGTCGTACAATTTCTCCACCGGAATGACCTTCTATGATTCCCTCGGAAACTCACATCAGATGCAATTGTATTTCCGAAAGACGGCCGCCAATGCCTGGGGTGTGTTCTCCCAGATCGACGGAGGCACGGCGACTGCGCAGACCAATATGACCTTTAATGCCAGCGGTGCATTAACCGCCGGGGGAACACAGGCGATCACGGCGACGCTGACCAACGGCGCCACGACTCCTCAGGCCATATCGGTAGACTTATCTGCCATGACGCAATTCGGATCTGCCTCCGGTGTTGTGAGTCAATCTCAGAACGGCTATTCCTCAGGCACCCTTGATCGGATTAGCGTCGATAAGCAGGGGCGAGTGCTCGCGCAATTCACGAACGGCCAAACGCGTGTGTTGGCGCAAGTCGTCCTGAGTCGCTTTATGAACTCCGATGGGCTGGCCAACGTCGGCGATAATCACTTCCTGGAGACGGTCGAGTCTGGAGCGGCATTGGCCGGCGCTCCGACGGTCAATGGATTGGGGCGCGTCTTGTCGGGAACCGTGGAGCAATCCAATGTGGATCTGGGCAAGGAGTTTGTGGATATGATCATTACTCAGCGCGCGTTCCAGGCCAATTCTCGCGCGATTACGACCAGCGATGAAATGTTACAGGAACTGGTGAACCTCAAGCGATAA
- the fliG gene encoding flagellar motor switch protein FliG translates to MSKELSGAQKAAILLRAIGEEAAAAVMKVLDPKDIRKLGSFMKETANITKQEEDSVIAEFEQASSTGEVEFEGREFMEAILKKALGPEKAARMMESLNTKTYPGIDALKWVDPRTIAQILKIEHPQTIAVCLGQMEAEQASAVLALLPVHLHADVSLRLATMQEVQPEVLSELSDSLQEILSASMGMSSMSVGGAELMADILTRVDKNTEGAIMAKITERDQALADSIRALMFVFDDLVELDSRGMQELMKEISKEDLPIALRGATPEIKDKFLKNMSSRAAEMLKEDMEARGPVKVSDVEKSQQNILKVCRKLEEEGRIVIGGGGGEELL, encoded by the coding sequence ATGAGCAAAGAACTCTCAGGTGCACAAAAAGCAGCGATCTTGCTTCGCGCGATCGGGGAAGAGGCCGCAGCGGCGGTCATGAAGGTGCTCGATCCGAAAGATATTCGCAAGCTCGGATCCTTTATGAAAGAGACGGCGAATATTACGAAGCAGGAAGAGGACAGTGTGATCGCCGAATTCGAGCAGGCGAGTTCCACGGGTGAGGTGGAGTTTGAGGGACGTGAATTTATGGAAGCCATCCTGAAGAAGGCGCTTGGACCCGAGAAGGCCGCCAGAATGATGGAGTCCCTGAACACCAAGACCTATCCCGGTATTGATGCGCTGAAATGGGTGGATCCGCGTACGATCGCGCAGATTCTCAAGATCGAACATCCTCAGACGATTGCGGTGTGTTTGGGACAGATGGAGGCGGAGCAGGCCAGCGCGGTGTTGGCGTTGTTGCCGGTGCATCTGCACGCGGATGTCTCCCTCCGGTTGGCCACGATGCAGGAGGTCCAGCCTGAAGTCCTCTCGGAGCTGAGCGATAGCCTGCAGGAAATCTTATCCGCCTCGATGGGGATGTCGAGCATGTCGGTCGGCGGCGCGGAATTAATGGCCGACATTCTCACGCGCGTCGATAAGAATACCGAGGGGGCCATTATGGCCAAGATTACCGAGCGCGATCAGGCGTTAGCGGACAGCATTCGAGCCTTGATGTTTGTCTTCGACGACCTGGTGGAATTGGATTCCCGCGGGATGCAGGAACTCATGAAAGAAATCAGCAAAGAGGATCTGCCGATCGCCTTGCGCGGCGCCACGCCGGAGATCAAGGACAAGTTCCTCAAAAATATGTCCAGTCGCGCGGCGGAGATGCTGAAGGAAGATATGGAAGCACGCGGGCCGGTCAAGGTGTCCGATGTCGAGAAGTCGCAGCAGAACATTCTGAAGGTCTGCAGAAAGCTCGAGGAGGAAGGGCGTATCGTGATCGGGGGCGGGGGCGGCGAGGAGCTCCTCTAG
- a CDS encoding flagellar biosynthetic protein FliO — MEMWESVVRMVSALGVVLALILGLLAVARSAVGRRFLPVHGTPLVRILGSGPLGARKQVMVVAVAGEVLILGTTATDMVPLGKITDPAVVTRLLADAGPSTVSPAFTQSNDLEEARRATK, encoded by the coding sequence ATGGAGATGTGGGAAAGTGTCGTTCGTATGGTGTCGGCGCTCGGAGTCGTCCTGGCGTTGATCCTAGGTCTGCTTGCGGTGGCGCGTTCCGCCGTCGGGCGGCGCTTTCTTCCTGTTCACGGTACCCCGTTGGTGAGGATTCTCGGAAGTGGTCCGTTGGGCGCGAGGAAACAAGTCATGGTGGTAGCCGTTGCGGGTGAGGTGTTGATCCTGGGCACGACGGCCACCGATATGGTGCCGCTCGGCAAGATCACCGATCCTGCCGTCGTTACACGACTTCTGGCGGATGCGGGGCCGTCCACCGTTTCGCCGGCCTTCACCCAATCAAACGATCTCGAGGAGGCACGTCGTGCAACGAAGTAG
- the fliQ gene encoding flagellar biosynthesis protein FliQ: protein MTIETVTEIGRQAIETTILVSAPILGLSLIVGLLVSTFQAMTQINEATLTFVPKVLAIFAATLLFLPWMMGVLIAFMTQLITSIPTLIH from the coding sequence ATGACGATTGAAACGGTCACGGAAATCGGCCGCCAAGCCATCGAAACCACGATTTTGGTGTCCGCGCCGATCTTGGGGTTGAGTCTGATCGTCGGACTGCTGGTCAGCACGTTTCAGGCGATGACGCAAATCAACGAGGCGACGTTAACATTCGTGCCGAAAGTGCTGGCGATCTTCGCCGCGACCTTGTTGTTTCTGCCGTGGATGATGGGCGTCTTAATTGCCTTTATGACCCAGCTCATTACCAGCATTCCTACATTGATCCACTGA
- a CDS encoding response regulator, translated as MGTVALRKEERNPFPATADKELAPRAVLIVDDEPSICQLLSEMLKPTGHPMLMAGSVTEALALLKAHPIAVLIVDVQLAGTDGIGFLQQALEVDSRLLGIVMTGHGNIELAVRAMKSGAADFLTKPFEAELVKQAVSRLLELYRLRQENTVLTRTLIRSGNIQLRTVPLADFSRGNRPFGTDDVTEFERGVAEGEKRATDRLSAMRQREQALTTSLMAQLESSWRSLHDTVEEEVASLSFMIAQKVLRDLVTEKRDVIVTQVRTALAHLHESGLVRIRVHPSDVPVLEASRAALSQTPHGSLTLKFESDSAVSPGGCLVQAQSLLIDATLDTQLLRLGEALRKRDAGET; from the coding sequence ATGGGAACGGTGGCCTTGAGGAAAGAAGAGCGGAATCCCTTTCCTGCGACAGCGGATAAGGAACTCGCGCCGCGCGCGGTGCTGATCGTGGACGACGAGCCTTCTATTTGCCAGCTCCTGTCCGAGATGCTCAAGCCCACCGGCCATCCGATGCTCATGGCCGGCTCGGTGACTGAAGCCCTGGCGCTTCTGAAAGCCCATCCCATTGCGGTCCTGATCGTCGATGTTCAACTGGCCGGAACTGATGGGATCGGATTCTTGCAACAAGCTCTGGAGGTCGATAGCCGTCTGCTCGGGATCGTCATGACCGGGCACGGTAATATTGAGCTCGCCGTCCGCGCCATGAAATCGGGTGCGGCGGATTTCTTAACGAAACCATTTGAAGCTGAATTGGTGAAACAGGCGGTCTCGCGCCTGCTGGAACTCTATCGTCTCCGGCAGGAGAACACCGTGCTGACGCGAACCTTGATTCGGTCCGGCAATATTCAGTTGCGAACGGTGCCGCTGGCGGATTTCAGTCGTGGTAATCGGCCGTTCGGAACGGATGATGTGACCGAGTTCGAGCGGGGGGTGGCGGAAGGGGAGAAGCGGGCGACGGATCGACTCTCGGCCATGCGACAACGGGAGCAAGCACTGACGACATCGCTCATGGCGCAATTGGAGAGTAGCTGGCGGAGCCTTCATGACACGGTCGAAGAGGAAGTGGCCTCACTCTCGTTCATGATCGCACAAAAGGTGCTGCGCGACCTGGTTACCGAGAAACGCGACGTCATTGTGACCCAGGTGCGGACGGCACTCGCGCATCTGCATGAAAGCGGGCTCGTCCGAATCCGGGTTCATCCGTCTGATGTACCGGTGCTGGAGGCCTCACGAGCGGCGTTAAGCCAAACACCGCATGGTTCGTTAACGCTGAAGTTTGAATCCGACTCCGCCGTCAGTCCGGGTGGGTGCCTAGTGCAGGCACAGAGTCTGTTGATCGATGCGACGCTGGATACCCAACTGCTGCGACTGGGCGAGGCGTTGAGAAAGCGGGATGCCGGTGAAACTTAG
- the fliN gene encoding flagellar motor switch protein FliN — MGNGDATAESDSSNVGAGDMAPQPTSFPPVDNQGAVPANKNIEFVLDIPLQVTVQIGSTRMLIRELLQLGQGSVIELNKLAGEPMEVLVNNKLVARGEVVVVNEKFGIRLTDVVSPNQRIQQLG, encoded by the coding sequence ATGGGCAACGGCGATGCCACTGCAGAGTCGGATTCTTCCAATGTCGGCGCCGGGGACATGGCTCCTCAGCCGACCTCGTTTCCGCCGGTCGATAATCAGGGTGCCGTCCCTGCGAACAAAAATATCGAGTTTGTGCTCGATATTCCGCTGCAAGTCACTGTGCAGATCGGCTCGACACGCATGCTGATTCGGGAATTGCTCCAGCTCGGGCAGGGGTCGGTCATTGAATTGAACAAGCTGGCTGGAGAGCCGATGGAGGTGCTGGTGAACAACAAATTGGTCGCGCGCGGCGAAGTGGTCGTGGTCAATGAAAAGTTCGGCATTCGCCTCACGGATGTCGTGAGTCCCAATCAGCGCATTCAGCAACTCGGGTAA
- a CDS encoding flagellar basal body-associated FliL family protein, which produces MSDAAEEKAPAAPAGIPMKMVIIIVAGVLVLALGGAFAMVKMMGAPPAEKAQGEGGSEKPAAHGEAEDKGGHGVAADAGTIADLDPFIVNLADTPEIRYLKVTLKVEADSSSTVEQIKARTPQIRDAILVLLTGLDSATARSPQGKHKLREDITDRINGLLPKKSVKSTYFTEFVIQ; this is translated from the coding sequence ATGTCAGACGCAGCTGAAGAGAAGGCGCCCGCCGCACCCGCGGGTATTCCGATGAAGATGGTCATCATCATCGTCGCGGGGGTCTTGGTTCTGGCCCTGGGTGGCGCCTTTGCGATGGTCAAAATGATGGGCGCACCGCCGGCGGAGAAGGCGCAAGGCGAAGGCGGGTCGGAGAAACCGGCCGCTCATGGGGAAGCCGAGGACAAAGGTGGCCATGGTGTGGCGGCCGATGCAGGCACCATTGCCGATTTGGACCCGTTCATCGTCAACCTCGCGGACACGCCTGAAATCCGATACCTCAAAGTGACACTCAAGGTGGAAGCCGACAGTTCGAGCACGGTCGAACAGATTAAGGCGCGTACCCCGCAAATCCGGGACGCCATCCTTGTGTTACTGACCGGGTTGGATTCCGCGACGGCCCGTTCTCCGCAAGGGAAGCACAAGTTGCGAGAAGACATTACGGACCGCATCAACGGGTTGCTGCCGAAAAAGTCGGTGAAATCGACGTACTTCACGGAGTTCGTCATCCAATAG
- the fliM gene encoding flagellar motor switch protein FliM, whose product MEKILSQEEIDALMGGVMSGDVETAPKEEEEPGGVKTYSLTSQERIIRGRMPTMEMINDRFTRQQSISWSGLLREKIEFSVVGTQIIKFGDFIQKVPVPSSFNLFGMEPLRGNGLYVMDAMLVYLIVDFFFGGKVQTHVKPEGREFTTIQVRLIKKLVQQALADLEKAWQAVMPVKIGYLRSESNPQFAMVVTTSEIVVVVTLQVHLGDIAREMFIAYPYSMLEPIKEKLYSGLFADNVEQDSSWGSRFKDSLQECDVAVAVQLGTAKINVQDLLNFNPGDVLLLDQHPGDPMLCLVEGDAKFHGQPGVFKGNHACRVTKIVG is encoded by the coding sequence ATGGAGAAGATACTCTCGCAAGAAGAAATCGATGCGCTGATGGGCGGCGTGATGTCCGGCGACGTCGAAACGGCTCCCAAGGAGGAGGAAGAACCGGGCGGGGTCAAAACATATAGCCTGACCAGCCAGGAACGCATCATTCGCGGGCGCATGCCCACGATGGAAATGATCAATGATCGCTTCACGCGCCAGCAGTCCATCTCGTGGAGCGGCCTGTTGCGCGAGAAAATCGAATTCAGCGTCGTCGGCACACAAATCATCAAGTTTGGGGACTTCATTCAGAAGGTGCCGGTGCCGTCCTCCTTCAATCTGTTCGGGATGGAACCGTTGCGGGGGAACGGACTCTACGTCATGGACGCGATGCTGGTGTATTTGATTGTGGATTTCTTCTTCGGTGGAAAAGTCCAAACACACGTCAAGCCTGAAGGCCGGGAGTTCACCACGATTCAAGTCCGTCTGATCAAAAAGCTGGTGCAGCAAGCGCTGGCCGATCTGGAGAAGGCGTGGCAGGCCGTCATGCCAGTGAAGATCGGATATCTCCGATCGGAGAGTAACCCTCAGTTTGCCATGGTGGTGACGACGTCTGAAATCGTGGTGGTCGTGACGTTGCAGGTGCACCTGGGCGACATCGCCCGTGAAATGTTCATTGCCTACCCGTACTCCATGTTGGAGCCAATCAAAGAAAAGCTGTATTCCGGTTTGTTTGCAGACAATGTCGAACAAGACAGTAGTTGGGGCAGCAGGTTCAAAGACTCGCTCCAGGAATGCGATGTCGCCGTGGCCGTGCAGCTGGGAACGGCGAAGATCAACGTGCAGGACCTGCTGAACTTCAATCCCGGTGATGTCTTACTGCTGGATCAACATCCCGGCGATCCGATGCTGTGCTTGGTCGAAGGCGATGCGAAATTTCATGGGCAACCGGGAGTGTTTAAAGGAAACCATGCCTGCCGCGTCACCAAGATCGTGGGGTAG
- a CDS encoding flagellar hook-length control protein FliK, producing the protein MATDMQSLFSGLPSQGTQPSVDSRDRPKPAHNAGGSREFDSVLERAESRQNTMRQEPVSGRAGAKRMAATGSSRPTSVESSQQQTDRPAVAVRREHPVREHDQACATKDCGAKNEVDAMSVDEGRDEADEAPTQQQEMLLAAMMMVTAPVEDMSVTPSTEGSDSETESDVPVLAGGEAAAAASIAQRPSTVQPGAVSAPALSTGTEALGQVVPVVTAPHPEPTKTAEIDGGSKDALPLPLPLHADNQHLAPDVSSDHAEVLLKDMNLDSNRMKAVLTAAPNSKTEAGVSESVAATQVDRPAFLEGLSAVTSLSRGQEGATADTHLEKESQQFSDSAAGNDRSLPGQMNANGSVDRSPFLDRMNGMQQPAVSSNDSASSRTDAGQATAALRVAESERLSELRGTAPVSQSVMLELDPLDMGPLRVRVMMSDQTVHAHIRTEHGELGQGLLQQGQSLESSLRTTGLEMGMLRVTVDQQQGRSDTAWMFQQQSGRSATPSGPQSTEGEEERSAREESRHYTSERVSIFA; encoded by the coding sequence ATGGCCACCGATATGCAGTCGCTCTTCAGCGGACTCCCAAGTCAGGGTACACAGCCCAGTGTGGACAGCCGAGATCGCCCAAAACCGGCCCATAACGCGGGGGGCTCCCGCGAGTTCGATTCGGTGCTTGAACGAGCGGAGTCCCGCCAGAACACGATGAGGCAGGAACCGGTATCAGGCCGGGCAGGCGCCAAGCGTATGGCCGCAACGGGCTCGTCACGACCTACTTCAGTTGAGTCATCGCAGCAGCAGACCGATCGCCCCGCTGTTGCGGTACGTCGTGAACACCCGGTGCGTGAGCACGACCAGGCCTGTGCGACGAAAGACTGTGGGGCTAAGAACGAAGTGGATGCCATGAGCGTCGACGAAGGCCGTGACGAGGCTGATGAGGCACCCACGCAGCAACAGGAGATGCTTCTGGCTGCGATGATGATGGTAACGGCACCTGTCGAAGACATGTCCGTCACACCGTCGACGGAAGGCTCCGATTCAGAGACCGAGTCGGACGTGCCGGTTCTGGCCGGAGGGGAGGCTGCCGCGGCGGCATCTATCGCCCAGAGGCCTTCGACGGTTCAGCCCGGCGCTGTCAGTGCTCCGGCGCTCTCTACGGGAACAGAAGCGCTTGGCCAAGTCGTACCAGTTGTTACAGCGCCGCATCCTGAACCAACGAAGACGGCCGAAATCGACGGGGGTAGCAAGGATGCCCTACCGCTCCCTCTGCCATTGCACGCCGACAATCAACACCTCGCACCGGACGTGAGTTCGGATCACGCCGAGGTGTTGCTCAAAGACATGAACCTTGACTCGAACAGGATGAAGGCGGTTCTCACCGCCGCGCCGAACAGCAAGACGGAAGCTGGCGTCTCGGAATCAGTGGCGGCGACTCAGGTTGATCGACCAGCATTTCTCGAGGGACTCTCTGCTGTGACGTCTCTGAGCCGAGGACAAGAGGGTGCCACCGCCGACACGCACCTGGAGAAGGAGTCGCAACAGTTTTCCGATTCTGCGGCGGGGAACGATCGTTCACTACCGGGCCAGATGAACGCAAACGGATCGGTGGACCGATCGCCATTTCTCGATCGCATGAACGGCATGCAACAACCGGCGGTTTCTTCCAACGACAGCGCGTCTAGCCGGACGGATGCCGGACAAGCGACGGCGGCTCTCCGTGTTGCCGAATCCGAACGTCTGTCCGAACTTCGGGGAACCGCGCCGGTGTCGCAGAGTGTCATGCTCGAATTGGATCCCCTGGACATGGGGCCTCTGCGGGTGCGTGTCATGATGAGCGATCAAACCGTGCATGCTCATATTCGAACGGAACATGGAGAATTGGGGCAAGGCCTGTTGCAGCAGGGACAATCCCTGGAGTCATCGCTCCGCACGACCGGCCTTGAAATGGGCATGCTTCGGGTGACGGTCGATCAGCAGCAGGGGCGAAGCGATACCGCGTGGATGTTCCAGCAACAATCGGGCCGTTCTGCGACGCCCTCGGGCCCACAGTCGACCGAGGGAGAAGAAGAACGAAGTGCGAGGGAAGAGAGCCGCCATTACACAAGTGAACGAGTCAGTATATTTGCATGA
- a CDS encoding flagellar FliJ family protein → MNVTVLRTYAIQLEEVAKLELAERVSALQQTIDRMSMLDARARGDADRYLLQVQQGSTVAQAYDHLDAMDQSIAARKNLEQTQAAQQAQMEQKRSELLEAMQYRKKLDILDARAALELCRRRDRQDQQLLDERAWRRSPLQKGARG, encoded by the coding sequence ATGAACGTGACTGTGCTCCGTACCTATGCCATCCAACTCGAGGAAGTGGCCAAACTCGAATTGGCGGAGCGTGTGAGCGCGTTGCAGCAGACGATCGATCGTATGTCCATGCTGGATGCCCGCGCCAGGGGAGATGCCGACCGCTATCTCCTGCAGGTCCAGCAGGGGAGTACCGTTGCCCAGGCGTACGACCACCTTGATGCCATGGACCAGTCTATTGCGGCACGTAAGAACCTTGAGCAGACGCAGGCGGCCCAACAAGCCCAGATGGAACAGAAGCGCAGTGAATTGCTTGAAGCCATGCAGTATCGCAAGAAACTCGATATCCTCGATGCGCGTGCGGCACTCGAGCTCTGTCGCCGACGGGATCGCCAAGACCAGCAATTGTTGGACGAACGGGCTTGGCGACGAAGCCCATTACAAAAGGGAGCAAGGGGATGA